The following proteins are co-located in the Chryseobacterium daecheongense genome:
- a CDS encoding family 20 glycosylhydrolase, whose amino-acid sequence MRLLLVFSLMISNLFFSQTKPSLIPYPQSLTIQEGKFVIPKTLILNDKLPKEETEYFKKHLGARVTFQSSGSTEKVHIMHMLIPQPKMPIDPQGDKERYSIDISPKRIFISSYTKQGYFLAVQTLIQLFDDYQEKGEIPAMEIKDNPKFAWRGMHLDVCRHFFTVDEVKQYIDYLAMYKLNTFHWHLTDDQGWRIEIKKYPKLTEIGSRRKESMIGAYVDNTFDGKPYGPYFYTQEQIKDVVKYAEQRHITIVPEIEMPGHALAALSAYPELACTKGPFEPATKWGVFDDVFCPKKETFTFLENVLDEVIKLFPSQYIHIGGDECPKTRWKECPHCQELIKKNNLKDEHGLQSYFIQTIEKYVNSKGRKIIGWDEILEGGLAPNAAVMSWTGVNGGIEAAKSKHFAVMTPGAFCYFDHYQGDPQSEPNAFGGFTPLDKVYSYDPVPSELTAEEAKYILGVQANLWTEYILDFKHVQYMIFPRIMALSEVAWGTSDPKNYKEFENRVIRQFKVLDKMKINYAKSIYNISGKVTPSAKGVAYELSTSQNSQGIKYTTDGTDPTVNSPSYKEPIPVSRAMTIKSAYFEDGQIKSAVSSQSFIPSKTTGKKITLEQQPSENYSFGGAFTLVDGILGNQKQLGKTWLGFQGKDVVAIIDLGVKTQFSEVYFNTLENKGSWIHLAKGAQIFISDDNVNFKMIKEIGKDEIQNVKGKVKLNVGNQNAAYIKVKIENAGIIPAGNPGADSKAWLFVDEIGMN is encoded by the coding sequence ATGCGTTTATTATTGGTCTTTTCCCTTATGATTTCCAATCTGTTTTTTTCGCAAACTAAACCAAGTTTAATTCCTTACCCACAAAGTTTAACGATTCAGGAAGGTAAATTTGTGATCCCCAAAACATTGATACTGAATGATAAACTTCCAAAAGAGGAAACGGAATATTTCAAAAAGCATCTTGGTGCTCGCGTTACATTTCAATCCTCAGGAAGTACGGAAAAAGTTCATATAATGCATATGCTGATTCCACAACCCAAAATGCCGATTGACCCGCAGGGTGATAAAGAAAGATATTCTATTGATATTTCTCCCAAAAGGATTTTTATAAGTTCTTACACTAAACAAGGTTATTTTCTTGCTGTTCAAACCTTGATCCAGTTGTTTGATGATTATCAGGAAAAAGGAGAGATTCCCGCTATGGAGATTAAAGATAATCCAAAATTTGCATGGAGAGGAATGCATCTGGATGTTTGCCGTCATTTCTTTACGGTAGATGAAGTAAAGCAGTATATTGATTATCTGGCCATGTATAAGCTAAATACATTTCACTGGCATTTAACCGATGATCAGGGATGGAGAATTGAAATCAAGAAATATCCGAAGCTGACTGAAATTGGCTCCAGGAGAAAAGAATCTATGATTGGAGCCTATGTAGATAATACCTTTGACGGAAAACCATATGGCCCTTATTTTTATACTCAGGAACAGATTAAGGATGTGGTTAAGTATGCAGAACAGCGTCATATTACAATTGTACCTGAAATTGAAATGCCCGGGCATGCTTTAGCAGCACTTTCAGCCTATCCTGAGCTGGCGTGTACGAAAGGACCTTTTGAACCTGCCACAAAGTGGGGCGTCTTTGATGATGTTTTTTGTCCTAAAAAAGAAACATTTACATTTTTAGAAAATGTCCTGGATGAGGTGATAAAGTTATTTCCTTCTCAGTATATCCATATTGGTGGTGATGAATGTCCTAAGACACGATGGAAAGAGTGCCCGCATTGTCAGGAGCTGATCAAAAAGAACAATCTGAAAGATGAACATGGATTACAAAGCTATTTTATCCAGACTATAGAAAAATATGTAAATAGCAAAGGGCGGAAAATAATCGGATGGGATGAGATTCTGGAAGGAGGTCTGGCACCAAACGCTGCGGTAATGAGCTGGACAGGTGTCAATGGAGGAATTGAAGCTGCAAAATCAAAACATTTTGCTGTAATGACTCCTGGAGCTTTCTGTTATTTTGACCATTATCAGGGGGATCCCCAGTCCGAACCTAATGCTTTTGGAGGATTTACTCCTTTAGATAAAGTATATTCTTACGATCCGGTTCCTTCAGAGCTTACTGCTGAGGAAGCTAAATATATTTTAGGTGTTCAGGCTAACTTATGGACCGAATATATATTGGATTTTAAGCATGTCCAGTATATGATTTTTCCAAGAATAATGGCACTTTCAGAAGTAGCATGGGGAACTTCTGATCCTAAGAATTATAAAGAATTTGAAAACAGGGTTATCCGGCAGTTTAAGGTTTTAGATAAAATGAAGATTAACTATGCGAAAAGCATTTATAATATTTCAGGAAAAGTAACACCTTCTGCCAAAGGTGTTGCATATGAATTATCAACTTCTCAAAATTCCCAGGGAATAAAATATACAACCGATGGTACAGATCCAACAGTAAATTCACCATCTTATAAGGAGCCTATCCCTGTTTCAAGAGCTATGACCATAAAGTCTGCCTATTTCGAAGATGGACAGATAAAAAGTGCGGTTTCTTCCCAATCATTTATTCCTTCCAAAACAACGGGAAAGAAGATCACTCTGGAACAACAGCCCAGCGAAAATTATTCTTTTGGCGGAGCGTTTACTTTGGTGGATGGAATTTTGGGTAATCAAAAACAGCTGGGAAAAACATGGTTAGGCTTTCAGGGAAAAGATGTTGTAGCAATTATTGACTTAGGAGTAAAAACTCAGTTTTCAGAAGTTTATTTTAATACCCTTGAAAATAAAGGAAGCTGGATTCATTTGGCTAAAGGAGCACAGATCTTTATTTCTGATGATAATGTAAATTTTAAAATGATCAAAGAAATTGGAAAAGATGAAATTCAGAATGTAAAAGGAAAAGTAAAACTCAATGTTGGTAATCAGAACGCGGCATATATTAAAGTTAAAATTGAAAATGCAGGAATTATTCCTGCCGGAAATCCGGGAGCTGATTCTAAAGCCTGGCTTTTTGTAGATGAGATTGGGATGAATTAA
- a CDS encoding ABC transporter ATP-binding protein: MKILLKYLKPYQWLIILSLLLATINQVFSLFAPAITGNILDKLVTHPNFFDKEKLLPRNLNQYLYGDGIYHGVFYFLSLLIGTAMVSRIAKAFQDYAVSVITQKFGAKIFTDGLKHSMALPYQEFEDQRSGETLSILTKVREDTVKFISNFINIFFGILVSIIFVAVYAIRLHWSIMPVYICGIFLIAFITNLLSKRIKSIQKNIVSETTALAGSTTESLRNIEIVKSLGLTNQEVIRLNNNTYKILGLELRKVKSIRSLSFIQGTMVNFLQQLITLTLLLLIFKNIVTPGQYLSLMFYGFFIFGPMQEIGNIIISYREAEASLLNFDRLMKKTVEEKPLHPKQIGAIEELEFKHVSFKHQSAQYKALNNISFTVKNGETIAFVGPSGSGKSTLVKLLVGLYRPQEGNIFYNNINGKEFDFDELRNQIGFVTQDTQLFAGTIKENLLFVNPKATEVELQIALQKSSCTALLERAEKGIETVIGEGGLKLSGGEKQRIAIARALLRRPHLLIFDEATSALDSITEEEITSTIKSISEEKEQITVLIAHRLSTIMHADRIYVLERGQVIEMGSHDNLIAEKGLYYAMWRQQIGERKMVIPEES; this comes from the coding sequence ATGAAAATACTTTTAAAATACCTTAAACCTTACCAGTGGTTGATTATTCTTTCATTGTTATTAGCAACCATTAATCAGGTATTCTCTTTATTTGCTCCGGCAATAACGGGTAATATTCTCGATAAACTGGTTACCCACCCTAATTTTTTTGATAAAGAAAAGCTTTTACCAAGAAACCTGAACCAATATTTATACGGAGACGGCATTTATCATGGTGTATTCTATTTCTTATCCCTCCTTATCGGAACAGCCATGGTGAGCAGGATCGCCAAAGCTTTTCAGGATTATGCAGTAAGTGTTATCACCCAAAAGTTCGGGGCAAAAATTTTCACGGACGGTTTAAAGCATTCTATGGCATTGCCATATCAGGAATTTGAAGACCAGAGAAGTGGTGAAACCCTTTCTATTTTAACGAAAGTAAGAGAAGATACTGTAAAGTTCATCAGTAATTTTATTAATATTTTCTTCGGAATTCTGGTCAGTATCATTTTCGTTGCTGTATATGCTATCCGTTTACATTGGTCAATCATGCCGGTATATATTTGTGGAATATTTCTGATTGCATTCATCACGAATTTATTAAGCAAGAGAATAAAGAGTATCCAGAAAAATATTGTTTCGGAAACCACAGCTCTGGCAGGAAGTACTACAGAAAGCCTTAGAAATATAGAAATTGTAAAAAGTCTGGGATTAACCAATCAGGAAGTCATCCGCTTAAACAATAATACCTATAAAATTCTGGGGCTTGAACTTAGAAAAGTCAAAAGCATCCGTTCTTTAAGTTTTATCCAGGGAACAATGGTTAATTTTCTTCAACAGCTGATCACCCTGACTTTATTACTTTTAATTTTTAAAAATATTGTAACTCCGGGACAATATTTATCGCTGATGTTTTATGGCTTCTTTATCTTCGGACCTATGCAGGAGATCGGAAATATTATTATTTCTTATCGAGAGGCTGAAGCTTCCCTTCTTAATTTTGACCGTTTAATGAAAAAAACAGTTGAGGAAAAACCCCTTCATCCTAAACAGATCGGTGCTATTGAAGAATTGGAGTTCAAACATGTTTCTTTCAAACATCAATCAGCTCAGTATAAAGCGTTAAACAACATATCTTTTACCGTAAAAAACGGAGAAACAATTGCTTTTGTTGGTCCCAGTGGTTCCGGAAAAAGTACCCTGGTAAAACTTTTGGTTGGGCTCTATCGTCCTCAGGAAGGAAATATTTTTTATAATAATATCAATGGGAAAGAATTTGATTTTGATGAATTGAGGAATCAAATTGGCTTTGTAACTCAGGACACCCAGCTTTTTGCAGGAACCATTAAAGAAAACCTTCTTTTCGTAAATCCAAAGGCTACTGAGGTAGAACTTCAAATAGCTTTACAAAAATCAAGCTGTACTGCTTTACTGGAAAGGGCTGAAAAAGGCATAGAAACCGTAATTGGAGAAGGTGGATTGAAATTAAGTGGCGGGGAAAAGCAAAGAATTGCGATTGCAAGGGCTTTATTACGAAGACCTCACCTGTTAATTTTTGACGAAGCCACTTCAGCTTTGGACAGTATTACGGAAGAAGAAATAACTTCCACCATCAAAAGCATATCGGAGGAAAAAGAACAAATCACAGTATTGATTGCCCATCGTCTAAGCACCATTATGCATGCCGACCGGATTTATGTACTTGAACGAGGCCAAGTCATAGAAATGGGATCCCATGATAATCTGATTGCCGAAAAAGGATTATACTATGCCATGTGGAGACAACAGATCGGAGAAAGGAAAATGGTAATTCCCGAAGAATCATAA
- a CDS encoding DUF4197 domain-containing protein: MRKTIFLAVSLVFSFSAQAQLLDIIKSTVKEKTGVDLNNTGKIKNTSTGTTVITTPSPNRASSVNLNNLTSTQISSGLKEALSMGVNDGVKKLALTDGFFKNEAVKILMPEKLRKVDTTLRSLGMGKLADEGVKLLNRAAEDAVTEAAPIFTNAITSMTITDAKNILLGSNHAATNYLQTKTQNQLFTAFQPKVQASLGKVGADTLWKSLISKYNTFTGQSVTTDLNEYVTTETINGVFKMVADKENGIRNTPAMRTTSILQKVFGAQDGK; the protein is encoded by the coding sequence ATGAGAAAAACAATTTTTTTAGCGGTAAGTCTGGTGTTTTCATTTTCAGCACAAGCACAACTTTTAGATATCATAAAATCTACAGTTAAGGAAAAAACAGGGGTTGACCTTAACAATACAGGAAAAATAAAGAACACTTCTACAGGAACAACTGTAATCACAACTCCATCACCCAACAGAGCCTCTTCAGTTAATCTGAATAATCTTACTTCTACCCAAATTTCGTCCGGATTAAAGGAAGCCTTAAGTATGGGAGTGAATGATGGTGTGAAGAAGCTTGCTTTAACTGATGGTTTTTTCAAAAATGAAGCCGTAAAAATTTTAATGCCCGAAAAACTAAGAAAGGTAGACACGACCTTGCGTTCTTTGGGAATGGGAAAACTAGCTGATGAGGGAGTGAAATTATTAAACAGAGCTGCTGAAGATGCCGTAACAGAAGCTGCTCCTATTTTCACCAATGCCATTACATCAATGACAATTACTGATGCCAAAAATATTTTATTGGGCTCAAATCATGCGGCGACTAATTATCTGCAAACTAAAACCCAGAACCAGCTCTTTACAGCGTTCCAGCCAAAAGTACAGGCTTCATTGGGAAAAGTGGGAGCTGACACCCTTTGGAAAAGCCTTATTTCAAAGTACAATACTTTTACAGGGCAATCTGTAACTACTGATTTGAATGAATATGTGACTACAGAAACAATTAATGGCGTTTTCAAAATGGTTGCAGATAAAGAAAACGGGATCAGAAATACTCCAGCCATGAGAACTACCAGTATTTTACAAAAAGTTTTTGGAGCTCAGGACGGTAAATAA
- a CDS encoding SRPBCC domain-containing protein, with protein MENYTNTTEIITTPEKAYEALTRKIPLWWSEMFNGSSREPDDVFTIKFGDNIHKTFRVKEAVPESRIVWYVVDSLIGLPELKNQTEWIGTTIVWEIEKNENGILLKLTHRGLHPDVECYHICSNGWVQFINSLKLFLVTGTGSPFTG; from the coding sequence ATGGAAAATTATACCAATACAACAGAAATAATAACTACACCTGAAAAGGCATATGAAGCTTTGACCCGGAAAATTCCTTTATGGTGGTCAGAAATGTTTAACGGATCTTCCCGGGAACCCGATGATGTATTTACTATAAAATTTGGTGACAATATTCACAAGACATTTCGGGTAAAGGAAGCTGTGCCTGAATCAAGAATTGTATGGTATGTTGTGGATTCTTTGATCGGTCTTCCAGAGCTGAAAAATCAAACAGAATGGATTGGAACGACTATCGTTTGGGAAATTGAAAAAAATGAGAATGGAATTCTGCTGAAACTTACGCATAGGGGCTTGCATCCTGATGTCGAATGTTATCATATATGTTCCAATGGCTGGGTGCAATTTATCAATAGTTTGAAGCTATTTCTTGTAACAGGAACGGGAAGTCCGTTTACAGGATAG
- a CDS encoding serine hydrolase — translation MIRISVILGSVLFILFSCNKKSEKDILINFYKKGKFNGTVLIVEKGKIICDTALGYKNFEDKKLMTKDTPFCIASVTKPFTATAIMLLQQQHKLSFDDKASQYLMDLPEYAQNISIRQLLNHTSGLKDYENVLISDNRITNKDVLAFLKKQPGLTFPSGSQFEYCNSGYIILGQIIEAVSGQSYKNFIQNRIFAPLNMQHSFVFDAQTVPPSGIAKAYDIDKNPDDYFLLTLGDGGIYSTTWDLYKFDQALRKHHLLTKENTKIIYELPVLKNGKTSDYAFGWYISDDTAMHTGGINGFRSIIWRDLSNNTCIIALTNQGDAFPVYQFLEAEKKSIRNAF, via the coding sequence ATGATCAGAATTTCAGTTATTTTAGGTAGTGTTTTATTCATTTTATTTTCCTGCAACAAAAAATCAGAAAAAGATATTCTTATAAATTTTTACAAGAAAGGAAAATTTAATGGTACCGTTCTCATAGTTGAAAAAGGAAAAATAATATGTGATACAGCATTGGGATATAAAAATTTTGAAGACAAAAAACTTATGACCAAGGATACGCCGTTCTGTATTGCGTCTGTAACCAAACCTTTTACTGCAACAGCGATTATGCTTTTACAGCAGCAGCACAAGTTGTCGTTTGATGATAAAGCAAGCCAATATCTAATGGACCTTCCGGAATATGCACAAAATATCAGTATCAGACAATTGCTTAACCACACTTCAGGATTAAAGGATTATGAGAATGTTTTGATCTCAGACAACAGGATCACCAATAAAGATGTCCTGGCCTTTCTAAAAAAGCAACCCGGATTAACATTTCCTTCCGGCAGTCAATTCGAATATTGTAATAGTGGATATATCATACTTGGACAAATTATAGAGGCTGTATCCGGACAGTCATATAAAAATTTTATTCAAAATAGAATTTTTGCTCCTTTGAATATGCAGCATTCATTTGTTTTTGATGCTCAAACGGTACCGCCTTCCGGTATTGCCAAAGCGTATGATATAGATAAAAACCCGGATGATTATTTTCTTTTAACATTGGGGGATGGCGGGATCTATTCTACGACATGGGATCTATATAAATTCGACCAGGCTTTAAGAAAGCATCATTTACTGACTAAGGAAAACACAAAAATTATATATGAACTGCCCGTTTTAAAAAATGGAAAAACGAGTGATTATGCATTCGGATGGTACATTTCTGACGATACCGCAATGCATACCGGTGGAATCAACGGGTTCAGAAGTATCATCTGGAGAGACCTGAGCAACAATACCTGTATTATTGCTTTGACGAATCAGGGAGATGCCTTTCCGGTGTATCAATTTCTGGAAGCTGAGAAAAAGTCGATACGGAATGCTTTCTGA
- the rplS gene encoding 50S ribosomal protein L19 — protein MDLLKYVQEKYIAKKEFPEFKAGDTITVYYEIKEGQKTRTQFFKGTVIQLRGTGSTKTFTIRKMSGDVGVERVFPINMPALQKIEVDRRGKVRRSRIYYFRDLRGKKARIKDAAYKKK, from the coding sequence ATGGATTTATTAAAGTACGTACAAGAGAAGTACATTGCAAAAAAAGAATTCCCGGAATTCAAAGCAGGTGATACAATTACAGTGTATTACGAAATTAAAGAAGGACAAAAAACAAGAACTCAGTTCTTCAAAGGGACAGTTATCCAATTAAGAGGTACAGGTTCTACAAAAACTTTCACTATCAGAAAAATGAGTGGTGATGTAGGTGTAGAAAGAGTATTCCCTATCAACATGCCAGCTCTTCAGAAGATTGAAGTTGACAGAAGAGGTAAAGTTAGAAGATCCAGAATTTACTACTTCAGAGATCTTAGAGGTAAGAAAGCAAGAATTAAAGACGCTGCTTACAAAAAGAAATAA
- a CDS encoding fibronectin type III domain-containing protein: MKNYFFLLCFIVVQMTFGQALFPYLQNPTPNSMIVNWKTASNNETTVLYGNSPTNLNVTVTGTTNIFSDTGYNNNYYYHTAKINNLQPNTKYYYKIKTGTSESAVYNFRTLPMPGQPTTADGKIRFLIMGDNQIKAEPRYDTLTLNAFKKLKQKFGANSDPSDNVALTFMVGDQVDVGTLDHYENVHFKKNIKLSPYLPIQTTVGNHETYGTLGMNSYYAHFYIDEIKYKNISSGNENYYAQQAGNVLFISLSSEHTGTAQQTWLQQILTAANNDPTVDWIISLSHRPYQAEQYVGDISTWVRNNAVPLLTSSSKYLMHVGAHHHLYHRGQLKDSPTYQIISGGTAWDQYWGMSTEQDFDDVQKTLTDWTYQIVEVDVNNGKVDVECYSIGGIYTKKYNELVDSFHRYKNQPKPVKPTITNTFSGPVTLPLTLNGSSFTSPNNELLNTTQFLISKAADFSVIEKEFYRDYENWFGKDGAPDKAKNLNAGVDITKVSFPANSISNGVYYVKTRYRDRNLEWSDWSDVKQFEITGSVVSNPTFTLDKTEYLQNTPVTATYTGGPGNQTDWVGVYRKGQVPGTSTSQAYIYTNGQTAGTATFTNGFAAKGQYFAGFFANDGYTEITPRKNFYVGPKVVLQATSDTYPVGGTVKINFSNGPNLVKDWIGIYKMGQTPGTNTSAMYKYVTTAAGNLEFTGLPKGYYFAQYFLEDGYTAIGEKVFFKVGDIVTELWINKPVYTLGENITASWTDSPGIIKDWLGIYPQNIQTPDDNFVSYTYFDGITQGTKTLNGAALPTTPGNYYMVMFTNDSYTEVSNRMQFQVTSSTLGTAETSKSTEKNVVLYPNPTKPGEPTFIKSDYPIDKIELLSATGDLLYESKNVHNQRFSLVNENLPKGVYFVKVHTRKLFTLKLIIQ, encoded by the coding sequence ATGAAAAATTATTTCTTCCTTTTATGTTTTATCGTCGTCCAGATGACCTTTGGGCAGGCTTTATTTCCTTATTTGCAAAATCCGACTCCAAATTCAATGATCGTTAATTGGAAAACCGCTTCCAATAATGAGACTACTGTTCTCTACGGGAATTCTCCGACGAACCTGAATGTTACGGTAACAGGAACCACCAATATATTTTCGGATACGGGATATAATAATAACTACTATTATCACACGGCCAAAATCAATAATCTGCAGCCGAATACAAAGTATTATTATAAAATAAAAACAGGAACCAGCGAGTCGGCAGTTTACAACTTCAGGACACTTCCCATGCCGGGACAGCCTACTACGGCAGACGGTAAAATACGTTTTTTGATTATGGGAGATAATCAAATCAAAGCGGAACCCAGATATGATACACTTACCTTAAATGCATTTAAAAAATTAAAGCAAAAATTTGGAGCAAACTCAGATCCTTCGGATAATGTTGCCCTTACTTTTATGGTGGGAGATCAGGTAGATGTCGGGACGCTTGATCATTACGAAAATGTCCACTTTAAAAAGAATATTAAATTATCACCATATCTTCCGATCCAGACGACTGTGGGCAATCACGAAACGTATGGAACATTGGGGATGAATTCTTATTATGCTCATTTTTATATCGATGAAATTAAATATAAAAATATCAGCTCCGGGAATGAAAATTACTATGCGCAACAAGCGGGGAACGTTTTGTTTATCAGCTTAAGCTCTGAACATACGGGAACGGCTCAGCAAACCTGGTTACAACAAATTCTTACAGCTGCGAATAACGATCCCACTGTAGATTGGATTATTTCCTTAAGCCACAGGCCTTATCAGGCAGAGCAATATGTAGGGGATATCTCAACATGGGTAAGAAATAATGCAGTTCCTCTTCTAACGTCATCGAGTAAATATCTGATGCACGTAGGTGCACACCATCACCTGTATCACAGAGGGCAATTAAAAGATAGCCCTACCTACCAGATTATATCTGGAGGAACAGCGTGGGATCAGTACTGGGGAATGTCTACAGAACAGGATTTTGATGATGTTCAGAAAACACTTACCGACTGGACATACCAAATCGTAGAGGTAGATGTTAACAATGGTAAGGTAGATGTGGAATGTTATTCGATTGGAGGGATCTATACTAAAAAATACAATGAGCTCGTTGATTCTTTCCATAGGTATAAAAACCAGCCAAAACCTGTTAAGCCTACGATCACCAATACTTTTTCAGGTCCTGTGACTTTACCTTTAACTTTGAATGGAAGCAGTTTTACGTCACCCAACAATGAGCTTTTAAACACAACACAATTCCTCATTAGTAAAGCAGCAGATTTTTCGGTGATAGAAAAAGAATTCTATCGTGATTATGAAAACTGGTTCGGTAAGGACGGAGCTCCTGATAAGGCTAAAAACCTGAATGCCGGTGTAGATATTACGAAAGTAAGCTTTCCTGCCAATTCTATTTCCAATGGTGTGTATTACGTAAAAACAAGATACAGGGACAGAAATCTGGAATGGAGTGACTGGAGTGATGTAAAGCAGTTTGAAATAACGGGAAGCGTAGTTTCAAATCCTACATTTACGCTGGATAAAACAGAATATTTACAAAATACCCCCGTAACTGCAACCTATACAGGTGGTCCAGGTAATCAGACAGATTGGGTGGGTGTTTATAGAAAAGGGCAGGTTCCGGGAACATCAACTTCGCAGGCCTATATTTATACCAACGGACAAACAGCGGGAACAGCCACTTTTACCAATGGTTTTGCAGCTAAAGGACAGTATTTTGCCGGATTTTTTGCCAATGACGGATATACAGAGATTACACCGAGAAAAAATTTCTATGTAGGCCCTAAAGTTGTTCTTCAGGCCACTTCAGATACTTATCCGGTAGGAGGAACTGTGAAAATAAATTTCAGTAACGGACCCAATCTTGTAAAAGACTGGATCGGGATTTATAAGATGGGGCAAACTCCGGGAACCAATACTTCTGCGATGTATAAATATGTAACAACCGCTGCTGGAAATCTTGAGTTTACCGGACTCCCTAAAGGCTACTATTTTGCGCAATATTTTCTGGAAGATGGTTATACGGCAATCGGTGAGAAAGTGTTTTTTAAAGTAGGAGATATTGTTACCGAATTATGGATTAACAAACCTGTTTATACGTTGGGCGAAAATATTACAGCTTCATGGACGGATTCTCCGGGAATTATCAAAGACTGGCTGGGTATTTATCCACAAAATATTCAGACGCCGGACGATAATTTTGTTTCATATACTTATTTTGACGGGATAACTCAGGGTACAAAAACATTGAATGGAGCTGCCTTACCTACAACTCCCGGAAATTATTATATGGTAATGTTTACCAATGATTCTTATACTGAAGTTTCAAACAGAATGCAATTCCAGGTAACTTCTTCAACATTAGGAACTGCTGAAACCTCAAAAAGTACGGAGAAAAATGTAGTGTTGTATCCTAACCCGACCAAGCCAGGTGAACCTACATTTATCAAGAGCGATTATCCAATTGATAAGATTGAGTTATTATCTGCTACGGGAGATCTGTTGTATGAATCTAAAAATGTACACAATCAGCGTTTTTCTTTAGTCAACGAAAATCTGCCTAAAGGTGTATACTTTGTAAAAGTTCATACAAGAAAGTTATTTACTTTAAAACTGATTATTCAGTAA
- a CDS encoding CoA transferase subunit A, with product MIDKRVKNAKEAIEGIQDGMTLMLGGFGLCGIPENSINALVESDVKDLTCISNNAGVDDFGLGLLLHKRQIKKMISSYVGENAEFERQMLSGELDVELTPQGTLAEKCRAAQAGIPAFYTPAGYGTEIAAGKEVKEFNGKPHILEHAYNADYSIVKAWKGDHAGNLIFKGSARNFNHPMAGAAKITIAEVEELVEPGELDPNEVHIPGIMIQRIFQGDKFEKRIEQRTVRKKD from the coding sequence ATGATAGATAAAAGAGTAAAAAATGCAAAGGAAGCTATAGAAGGAATTCAGGATGGGATGACACTAATGCTGGGGGGATTCGGCCTTTGCGGTATTCCTGAAAACTCCATTAATGCTTTGGTAGAAAGTGATGTGAAAGATCTGACGTGCATTTCCAACAACGCTGGAGTTGATGATTTTGGATTGGGATTATTGTTGCATAAAAGACAGATTAAAAAAATGATCTCTTCTTATGTAGGGGAGAATGCAGAATTCGAAAGACAGATGCTTTCCGGTGAACTTGATGTTGAACTTACTCCACAAGGGACCCTTGCTGAAAAATGCAGAGCTGCACAAGCCGGAATTCCTGCGTTTTATACACCTGCAGGATATGGGACTGAAATAGCGGCAGGTAAAGAAGTAAAGGAATTTAACGGTAAGCCTCACATTCTTGAACATGCCTATAATGCAGATTACTCTATTGTCAAAGCGTGGAAAGGAGATCATGCAGGAAATCTGATCTTCAAAGGATCTGCAAGAAATTTTAATCATCCAATGGCAGGGGCTGCAAAAATTACAATAGCAGAAGTAGAAGAATTGGTAGAACCGGGAGAATTGGATCCTAATGAAGTCCATATTCCAGGAATTATGATTCAGAGAATATTCCAGGGTGATAAATTCGAAAAGCGAATTGAGCAAAGAACAGTAAGGAAAAAAGATTAA
- a CDS encoding CoA transferase subunit B, producing the protein MLTKEQIAKRISKELKDRYYVNLGIGIPTLVANYVPDGISVEFQSENGVLGMGPFPFEGEEDADIINAGKQTITILPGGSFFDSAFSFGMIRGQKVDLTILGAMEVSENGDIANWKIPGKMVKGMGGAMDLVASAENIIVAMMHVNKAGESKILKKCTLPLTGVNCVKRVVTELAVLDVTPAGFKLVERAPGVSVEHIVQSTEADLIIEGEIPEMQF; encoded by the coding sequence ATGCTCACAAAAGAACAAATTGCTAAAAGAATCTCAAAAGAATTAAAAGATCGTTATTATGTAAATCTGGGAATAGGGATTCCCACTTTGGTTGCCAACTACGTTCCTGATGGTATTTCAGTAGAATTTCAGAGTGAAAATGGAGTTTTGGGAATGGGGCCTTTCCCTTTTGAAGGAGAAGAAGATGCTGATATCATAAATGCAGGAAAGCAGACCATTACGATACTACCAGGAGGTTCATTTTTTGATTCCGCTTTTAGTTTTGGGATGATCCGTGGACAGAAAGTAGATCTTACGATCCTTGGCGCAATGGAAGTTTCTGAAAACGGAGATATTGCCAACTGGAAGATTCCTGGAAAAATGGTAAAAGGAATGGGCGGAGCGATGGATTTGGTAGCTTCTGCTGAAAATATCATTGTTGCGATGATGCATGTAAATAAAGCAGGAGAAAGTAAAATCCTGAAAAAATGTACACTTCCTTTAACAGGAGTAAATTGTGTGAAAAGAGTAGTTACGGAACTCGCTGTTTTAGATGTAACACCAGCTGGTTTTAAGCTTGTTGAAAGAGCACCTGGAGTGTCCGTAGAGCATATTGTACAATCTACAGAAGCAGATCTGATCATTGAAGGAGAGATTCCCGAAATGCAATTTTAA